The window AAAGTCTAAACCACTGCTTCAAAGGAAAGCTGAATTTGTAAGAAGGACACTGCAGTTCAGAGAATCACTTGCATTCTCAGGGCTACTAATGAAAATGTAGAAGTATACACCAATTGTACTCATCAGATTAGGACTGAATGTAATGAGTGCTTGGAATGTCCTTTAGCTCACAGACTATTACAGTACTGTCACTTTTACTTCTAATAATAATTTACATAATCTTTATATTCCTACCTTGTCATAAATTGCAGTTCATTCTTAATATGTACATAATTTACACTTATTAAAATATAACATCTGTTTCTAAGCCAGAATTTGGATAAAACTTGTCTTCATTTGCAGGACTTAAGGAGAGCCCACGGATGCCTCTGGCAGATTCTGTCTTGCTGACGGAGATCATGGATGAAATCAGGAAACAAGTGGGAGTTGTCTTCAGCCAAGACAGCCAGTGACGCCACTGTCAAGCAGAGCTGTTTCACCTGACCAAATCCTACTAAGATGTAACAGAAGAAGCTGTGGGATTTACTACAAAGGAAGTTCAACATAGCCAGGGTTATTTTGCAATGGGTGGCTTGACAAAACCTAAAATCTAAAACCCAGAGAAAATGCATATCACAACAGTGTTTCACAGCTTTCTCTGCTGAGCTCAGCTTTCTGCTTCACATTCACATGAAAAGGACAGGTTTAGCAACACATGACTTTTTTCCATATAAAATTATCCCTATAACTGCCTCCTTCTCTATCTTTTGCCGGGTACTAGGGAGTTCTTGGGCGCCTTTAACCCTGGGACCCTGATCTCAGCTCGTACCAAGGTGGCCGGCCTCTAGCGGGGTTGGCTGCCTGTCACTCCTGGTCCTTTGAGACTCCCAGCCCTTGGGCGTGGGTGCCCCATTTAGGGCCTCCCTCGTCCTCCTGGGATTGGCATGCAGATATCGGTGAGATGTGTGGCCTTAGGGCTTCAGTGCTCTTGGGGGCTGCAGATGGCCCTGTTCTCCTGGATTTATCACTCCCTGGCTCTGGCTCCTGGGGGGTGTTATGACAGCTTCCTACCCCATTTTTAAGTACATTTTGTGACAAAGACACACTCAAACTTgacactctctctctttatctttctcacactcacacactccacAAGAAGATTGTTAATTTATGTACCTGTGCATTTTTGAATGTTTGTGTTCCAGGTGttgtatatttgtttttcttacaggtGCGGCAGTTGGCAATACGTTGTGCATTTGTACTCTATCGTTATTATTACATGTTTGGCAAAACAGTGCCTACAGATCATAATTCTGATTGCAAAAGCTGCCAGGCaggacaggatttttttttttttttaaatgagcatGATTCTTTCATTAGTGTCACTTCATGGGCtcagaaacatttctaaatCACTTTATGTAAACACAGTTTGCTGCTCTATAAGCTCTATCAGGTAAAGAAGCCATATGATCCCAAAATAGAAGAAGAAATACTGACATTTTCCTTTGGCTGAAGTTCATTAAAATGGACTGAAGCAAAGTGCAAAACTGCTCTATGGTCAGATTAATAGAATttcaaaattattattacaaaACATGGACATCATATCCTCCAGACTAGAGAAGAGAGGTAACATCCAGCTTGTTATCATATGGTTTGTCTTCtgtgttctattgtgaataaaatttgACAACTTCCTTTCTGTAAATAGAATCAAACAAGATGAAATATCTTTaaagtatctatctatctatctatctatctatctatctatctatctatctatctatctatctatctatctatctatctatctatctatctatctatctatcgctGTAACCTTATTGCAAGGTTTTTTAGGGGATTTTTGTTGTAAGATATGACTTAAAAGTTGCTCATTAAAAAGATCTTTCTACAATAGAGAATCTATAttgcatttaaaatgtgttataaataaaataatcagagaaaaaatgtttcttcCAGATGATTTTAAACTGAATTTACAAACATAAATTAATACATTATACATAGCTGACCGGTTGGGCAGGGCCAAGAAAGTTCTGACTTTTAGGTTCAACCTAATAAATTGTTACCCCATTAATCTTGCTTCATAGTCCACCCCTCTGCGTGAGGCAATTGAAACGAGCAGACATGACAAAGTATGGGAACAGTGACTATGATTAACCACCAAATTAAAGAGTCATCAAATTTTTGGAACATGTACATTTTGGTTGCATTATTAGGGAGTTTGATCTCTATAGTCTTTTTAGCTTTGTGATAGAGCCATGACAGAGCAAATTATAATTATCATACCCCAGAGCTACCATGTAAATACAGCAAACTGCTTGAAAAATATTGACCATGTTTTTATTACACAGAAGAAAAagatttaaatcaaacaaatcgCAGTGTAAACAGATAGAGCTACTGCCTTTTGTGTCACCACCCTGTGATGGAGTCCTAGTCATTTAATGAAAAAGAACAACAGCTGTCACTGTGAGGTGTGTGATTGATTAACTCAATAAAGGACTAATTGTGAAAGCTATGTTCATTTGAAATATCATCCACTGGAGAGAAGAAGCGACTTCAAGTGGCACATGTTCAAGTGTTCTGTCGTGTCTGACTATTGCATTGGTATACAGACAAATTCAAAAATAGGTTGCACTGTCTGATTTTCAAGGTTAGAACTTAGGAAGGCTTTTGTCAGTCAGGGAAGGGTATggcttatttaatatttttacttttaatctCAACCATTTGGTTTCGCAGGACTGACAAAAACTGAAGGATATATAGAATTATATATAGTAgggccatatatatatatatatataaacacccagctcgcccctgcgggcggtttatccttcaagctcgggtcctctaccagaggcctgggagcttgaggggtcctcttgcagtatcttagctgttcccaggactgcgctcttctggacagagatctccgatgttgttcccgggatctgctggagccactcgcctagcttgggagtcaccgcacctagtatatatatatatatatatatatatatatatatatatatatatatatatatatatatatatatgtacatatatatatgtacatatatagacATATAGAATTTATCCCATGCCTTCAAAAtgacatatttttattatttgattattgGGTAATTTAATCATAGATATATCTTTCTATACATCTGCTGTGTCTATACTAAAAACTTTTATGCTATTTAATGGGCAGGTTAAATAAATGGACTGTGCAGCTTTAAACAAGGTAAATATCAGCTCTGCTCTAACATGTCACGTGATTTATgtcctaaaaacaaacaaacaagtgaaCCTTTCCATTCAAAAACTATGCCTAGGTAGGTCGTGTTCCACGCCCTATTATTCCCTAGGACAAAGTTAACACTCCAGAATATACAGCTAAATTATAATTgacaaaaataaagagaaaaacacaacagaatcATTCAGCGAAAAAAAGGCACATAAAATTTGGTGACTGTAGTGGAATCAGATTATAACAGACTGTTTTTTTAAGATAAATATATAATAGGCAAATTAATTAATAGTAATTAACAAAATAAGTAAGCAGTATATACACTGTAAATCAAAGTTAAAACAGTGTGGGGTTATTATTACAAAGATTAAAGGCAAAGAGCTCCCCTTAGTGGGGACAGACGGaataagaaatttaaaaaaaaaacgtcttTAGTTCTTCCTTTATGGTCACAGTTACGACGCAGTAGTTTGAAATTGTCTTTATTTCACGCATGCAATGAATTTCCATTTGCTGTGTCTGTAATGCTGGCAGCAAtgcttttacatatttttaaatgcatttctttATTCTTTGCTCTCCCTGTTTTAGTTTACATTGCTTTTCACTGTTTGCAGGTTATATTATATAACGACGCAATGCATTGTCTTTACATGAAGCTACAACGCAGACATGTAGGAAAATGCAACTTGTGTCTGAAAGTCCACAGTGCATGCTGTGTCGCCACTCTGAGGCCGAGAACAGCAACTGCTGCTTTGAATCTGTCTCAGTCCGCCGTGTCCAATATGGCAACcaggtggggaatctgcagCGCCGGGAAGATCAGTCATGACTTCACCGTGGCCCTGAAAACTCTTCCACCTGAAGACCATCAGGTATTTCTGTTAGcgaactgctgttcacaaatcTACCCAGTGATCAAACACAAAACTTCTCCTTATCACTCAGCGTGGCTTCCCGTAGCCGTGCTGACTGCCGCTCAGTTTCTACTGATTAGAAGTGCTTTTGAAATCAGTTTCTTACAACATTCGATTGACGCAATGTTGTATATTTGCAGTTTGTGTCTTTAACAAAGCCAGTGCAAGTGACTCCGGCCGTGAACTTGCGAAAACTGCAAGTTACAGTTTGCAGTATGTCGACAATACACGTTACATGTTTACCGTAAATAACGCAATAAATGGGTATTTCAAATTCTTGGCTCTGCACAAATCAACAGTTATGGTACATAAATATTTGTAAGTTTCCCTAAAACTTCCGTTTTATTTGCAACGaagtttacaaaaaaacagcaacttGAGACTGGCTTTTCCTGGTTTGTGAATACAAAATGGCCTTGAGAGTTAaagattctgtgtgtgtgttatatcaCACTTAACTGATGACCTTGTGGTGGCACTGAGGGAGCCTGTATACTAACAAAAGGTAAGATTCTTACCAAATTGTTATGTATCCAGAAGATTTCCATATAAACTGGAACAGGAAACAAGACAAGACTAGACAAGAAACTGTCTGCTTACTTAGTTATTGAGAGGAGGAACTCATCTGTGACTGTATTTACAGGTTGTGGCTGTGGCAGCACGCAAGTTGGAGGATGCACAGGAATTTGCCAAAAAACACAGCATCTCCAAAGCGTATGGCAGTTATGAGGAGCTGGCCAGAGATCCTGACATTGGTCAGTTTCTGCCAAAAGTCGCTGATTCAGTTTGCTTCGCTGATGATTTAAAGCTCCTGCTCTGATTAGGACTTAGATGTTTTTTAGACTCCATAATCATTCTTGTTATGGTGCTCTCTCTGGTCGGCATCTTTATGTATTTGCAGATGTGGTGTACATTGGAGTAATCCACCCATACCATCTGAACACTTGTCTGCTCTTTACAAATGCCAAGAAGAATGTGCTGTGTGAGAAGCCACTGGCTATGAACACCAAGGAGGTGCAGCAGATTCTGGCCTCAGCCAAAAAGAATGATGTCTTTCTCATGGAGGTACAAGtacagagaaacataaagaaaaaggaaattcTCCTCTTGGTGTTATTTTTCACGTTCACTATTAGCCATaatcatttctttatttcttttagcACGATTTTGGTGCATGTCAAAGTGTCAAACCCTCATGTAAATCTAGGAATGTCAaaattttagtttatttttagctgTAATTTTCTCAGAACCAAGTACCTATAATGTGACTGTGTGAAATATCTACTGTGTTTCTGTTCCAGGCTGTTTGGACCCGCTTTTTCCCAGTCTCCGTTGAGATCAGACGATTGCTGGCCCAGGGGGAGCTGGGCGAAGTGAAGATGGTCAGATCAGAGTTTGGTGTGCCATTGATGCATGTATCGAGAGCAGTGCAGAAGGAGCTAGGTGGAGGAGCATTACTAGACATTGGGATCTACTGCTTGCAGTTTATATCCATGGTGTATAATGGAGAGAAGCCAGAGAGCATCCAAGCTAGTGGAGTAGTGCACGTGGAGACTGGTAATGACTTATAAAGCCGTGTCACTTATTAACATGTAGTTTTGTACTTACACGATAATGCTGTTTATACTACTGTCCTGAGTCAAATGACAATGGTGGAATAGCTgactcacttttttttctctttgacaTGCTCgcttaaaaacaatgaaaaaatctTTGTTGACATTTTAGTCactaaaatgtattatttttgtgGTCCACAATAGAGCTGACAGTAACAAAGCTGTTTTCATT is drawn from Oreochromis aureus strain Israel breed Guangdong linkage group 1, ZZ_aureus, whole genome shotgun sequence and contains these coding sequences:
- the dhdh.2 gene encoding trans-1,2-dihydrobenzene-1,2-diol dehydrogenase, translated to MATRWGICSAGKISHDFTVALKTLPPEDHQVVAVAARKLEDAQEFAKKHSISKAYGSYEELARDPDIDVVYIGVIHPYHLNTCLLFTNAKKNVLCEKPLAMNTKEVQQILASAKKNDVFLMEAVWTRFFPVSVEIRRLLAQGELGEVKMVRSEFGVPLMHVSRAVQKELGGGALLDIGIYCLQFISMVYNGEKPESIQASGVVHVETGVDETVVAILKYSKNRMAVITCSSGVQLPNDAIIMGTKGTVRIPAPMWCPTSLVVNDKETEYPVPEPYLPLNFINSTGMRYEAEEVRQCLLKGLKESTVMSHADSLLLVELEDEIRRQVGVVYSQDCQ